The following coding sequences are from one Formosa haliotis window:
- a CDS encoding pyridoxal phosphate-dependent aminotransferase, with translation MPKISTKGQNMPESPIRKLVPYSEKALKAGKKIFHLNIGQPDIKTPEVALEAVKNISLTTIEYSRSEGSEEYRTKIAAYYHKNNIEVNHDDIIVTTGGSEALLFAFGSIMDVDDEIIIPEPFYANYNGFSTASGVNVVPVISKIDNNFALPPISEFEKLITPKTKAILICNPGNPTGYLYSKDEILQLAALVKKHNLFLIADEVYREFTYDGVKHHSIMEIEGLEDYAIMVDSVSKRYSMCGARIGCLVSRNKELIKTAIKFAQARLSPPTLAQIASEAALDTPQSYFDEVKTEYVERRNTLISELRKIDGVKIGVPKGAFYCIVELPVKNTDAFAQWLLEDFDLNGETVMVAPAAGFYSTPGEGLNQIRIAYVLNKESLIKAVHILKEALKVYKD, from the coding sequence ATGCCAAAAATATCTACCAAAGGACAAAACATGCCAGAATCTCCAATTCGTAAATTGGTTCCCTATTCTGAAAAAGCATTAAAAGCCGGTAAAAAGATTTTCCATTTAAACATAGGTCAGCCTGATATTAAAACTCCCGAAGTTGCTTTGGAAGCTGTTAAAAACATATCCCTAACAACTATAGAATATTCGCGTTCTGAAGGTTCTGAAGAATACAGAACTAAAATAGCAGCGTATTATCATAAAAATAACATTGAGGTAAATCACGACGATATCATTGTCACAACAGGAGGAAGTGAAGCTTTACTTTTTGCTTTTGGAAGCATCATGGATGTTGATGATGAAATTATTATACCAGAACCGTTTTATGCAAATTACAATGGTTTTTCTACGGCTTCGGGCGTAAATGTTGTGCCCGTAATTTCTAAAATTGACAACAATTTTGCCTTACCTCCAATTTCTGAATTCGAGAAATTAATTACGCCAAAAACAAAAGCTATTTTAATTTGTAATCCTGGAAACCCTACGGGATACTTATATTCTAAAGATGAAATTCTTCAGCTTGCGGCCTTGGTTAAAAAACACAATTTATTTTTAATTGCAGACGAGGTGTATAGAGAGTTTACTTACGATGGTGTAAAACATCATTCTATCATGGAAATTGAAGGTTTAGAAGACTATGCGATTATGGTAGATTCTGTTTCTAAACGATATAGTATGTGCGGAGCCAGAATTGGGTGTTTAGTTTCTAGAAATAAAGAGTTGATTAAAACCGCCATTAAGTTTGCTCAAGCCCGATTAAGTCCGCCAACTCTTGCACAAATAGCTAGCGAGGCTGCCTTAGACACACCACAAAGTTATTTTGACGAAGTAAAAACAGAATATGTAGAGCGCAGAAATACGCTAATTTCTGAATTACGAAAAATTGATGGTGTTAAAATAGGTGTCCCAAAAGGCGCTTTTTATTGTATCGTAGAACTTCCTGTAAAAAACACAGATGCTTTTGCTCAGTGGCTTTTAGAAGATTTCGATTTAAATGGAGAAACGGTTATGGTTGCCCCTGCCGCTGGATTTTACTCAACTCCTGGCGAGGGCTTAAATCAAATTAGAATTGCCTACGTCCTTAACAAAGAGAGTTTAATTAAAGCCGTACATATTTTAAAAGAGGCTTTAAAAGTTTACAAAGACTAG
- the murB gene encoding UDP-N-acetylmuramate dehydrogenase — translation MNIQHNISLKPYNTFGIDVAAKHFVAISTLEELTAVLSLKDYPNKLILGGGSNMLLTKDVDALVIHINIKGISIISETEDSVLVKANAGEIWHDFVLWTLNQDYGGLENLSLIPGNVGTSPIQNIGAYGVELKDVFESCEAIHLQTLKLHTFNKAACNFGYRNSIFKQEAKGQYIITSVTFKLSKTNHELHTNYGAITTELEHMQVSNPSIQDISKAVISIRNSKLPNPKDIGNSGSFFKNPVVSKDLYLHLLHQFPDIPSYPVSETEVKIPAGWLIEKAGFKGKRLGDYGVHKNQALVLVNYGGAKGSDILKLSEIIQQTIQRIFNISIESEVNIL, via the coding sequence GTGAACATACAACATAATATATCTTTAAAACCTTATAATACCTTCGGAATAGATGTTGCAGCAAAACATTTTGTTGCAATATCTACTCTAGAGGAATTAACAGCCGTTTTATCGCTTAAAGACTATCCGAACAAACTTATTTTAGGCGGAGGCAGTAATATGTTACTCACTAAAGATGTTGATGCTTTAGTAATTCATATTAACATAAAAGGGATTTCAATTATTTCTGAAACGGAAGATAGCGTTTTAGTAAAAGCCAATGCTGGGGAGATTTGGCACGATTTTGTATTGTGGACCTTAAACCAAGATTATGGTGGCTTAGAAAATTTATCGTTAATCCCTGGTAATGTGGGCACTTCGCCTATTCAAAATATTGGAGCTTATGGTGTAGAATTAAAAGATGTTTTTGAATCTTGTGAAGCTATTCATTTACAAACTTTAAAATTACACACCTTTAACAAAGCTGCTTGTAATTTTGGATATAGAAATTCCATTTTTAAACAAGAGGCCAAAGGGCAATATATTATTACATCGGTTACTTTTAAACTAAGTAAAACCAACCACGAATTACACACCAATTACGGGGCTATTACTACAGAACTAGAACACATGCAGGTTAGCAATCCTAGCATACAAGATATCTCTAAGGCTGTTATTAGTATTCGAAATAGTAAATTACCAAACCCAAAAGACATTGGAAATAGCGGAAGCTTTTTTAAAAACCCCGTTGTTTCAAAAGATTTATATCTTCATTTATTACATCAATTCCCAGATATACCAAGTTATCCAGTTTCAGAAACCGAAGTAAAAATCCCAGCAGGCTGGCTTATAGAAAAGGCCGGATTTAAAGGTAAACGATTAGGAGACTATGGAGTGCATAAAAACCAAGCCTTGGTTTTAGTCAATTATGGCGGAGCAAAAGGATCGGATATTCTTAAGTTATCTGAAATAATTCAACAGACTATTCAAAGAATTTTCAATATTAGTATCGAATCCGAGGTTAATATCTTATAA
- a CDS encoding DUF1573 domain-containing protein produces MKQLITILFIGLISFSIQAQEKVAKIEFKSDTIDYGTIEKGANGVRVFEFTNTGDAPLIVSKVTSSCGCTVPKKPEAPIMPGKTGEIQVKYDTNRVMPIRKTITVISNADTPTVALKIKGEVIDPSKAK; encoded by the coding sequence ATGAAACAGCTTATAACTATTTTATTTATCGGATTGATTAGTTTTTCTATTCAAGCACAGGAAAAAGTGGCAAAAATTGAATTTAAATCAGATACGATAGACTATGGTACAATTGAAAAAGGTGCCAATGGTGTTCGTGTATTTGAATTTACAAACACTGGTGATGCTCCTCTTATTGTTTCTAAAGTAACATCTAGTTGTGGTTGTACCGTGCCTAAAAAACCAGAGGCTCCAATTATGCCTGGAAAAACTGGTGAAATTCAAGTAAAATATGATACAAATCGCGTTATGCCAATTAGAAAAACAATAACTGTTATTTCTAACGCAGACACCCCTACAGTAGCTTTAAAAATTAAAGGAGAAGTTATTGACCCGAGTAAAGCAAAATAA
- a CDS encoding PDZ domain-containing protein yields MKKLLYFLFFLFCGSYLMFSQSKFQLPEGKKFDKVRFQLINNLIVIPVEINGVELSFILDTGVAKPIVFSFLNEKDTLQINNTEAYFLQGLGEGDSFEALKSKGNIFKIGDAINPSQDMYAIHDATLNFTPQLGIPIHGIIGYDLFKDFVIEINYSSRYIKIYNPNTYTYKPCDKCETINLEFYNNKPFLNADIKVHDNVVPVKLLIDSGGSDALWVFEDESQGLYEHENYFIDFLGHGLSGSVYGKRAKIQELHLKSFILENVNVAYPDSTDIKLAKRFKTRNGSVSGSVLKRFNCIVDYNKARLTLKKNKFFKDSFSYNKSGIELEHHGDMIVNVDEVNSDGFSRNKINIDVALKPSYQIILKPAFVIVELRPGSPAERAGLLVGDVILSVNNRKAHQYKLQEIVHLFYGDVGERMNITIDRNGFVSNFKFKLEAPLESN; encoded by the coding sequence ATGAAAAAGCTGTTGTATTTTCTTTTCTTTTTGTTTTGTGGAAGTTATTTAATGTTCTCGCAATCCAAATTTCAACTTCCCGAAGGAAAGAAGTTCGATAAAGTGCGTTTTCAACTTATTAATAATTTAATTGTTATTCCTGTTGAAATTAATGGGGTAGAATTATCGTTTATTTTAGATACGGGTGTGGCAAAACCTATCGTGTTTAGTTTTTTAAACGAAAAAGATACACTTCAAATTAATAATACAGAAGCATATTTTTTGCAAGGCCTAGGGGAAGGAGATTCGTTTGAAGCTTTAAAGTCTAAGGGTAATATTTTTAAAATAGGAGATGCGATTAATCCAAGTCAGGATATGTATGCCATTCATGATGCCACATTAAATTTTACACCGCAATTAGGCATACCTATTCATGGTATTATAGGCTACGATTTGTTTAAAGATTTTGTTATCGAGATAAACTATTCGTCTCGATATATTAAAATTTATAATCCTAATACTTATACCTATAAACCCTGCGACAAATGCGAAACTATTAATTTAGAATTTTATAATAATAAGCCTTTTTTAAATGCCGACATAAAAGTACACGATAATGTAGTGCCTGTAAAATTATTAATAGATTCTGGCGGAAGTGATGCTTTGTGGGTTTTCGAAGATGAATCGCAAGGACTGTATGAACATGAAAACTATTTTATCGATTTTTTAGGTCATGGTTTAAGTGGTAGTGTTTATGGAAAACGCGCAAAAATTCAGGAGCTGCATTTAAAATCGTTTATACTTGAAAATGTTAATGTTGCCTATCCAGATTCTACAGATATTAAACTGGCCAAACGGTTTAAAACGCGAAACGGCAGTGTTTCAGGTAGTGTTTTAAAACGATTCAACTGTATTGTCGATTATAATAAGGCGCGATTAACGCTTAAAAAGAATAAGTTTTTTAAGGATTCTTTTAGTTATAATAAAAGTGGAATAGAATTAGAGCACCATGGCGATATGATAGTGAATGTAGATGAGGTTAATTCTGATGGCTTTTCTCGGAATAAAATAAACATAGATGTAGCTTTAAAGCCATCGTATCAAATTATTCTAAAGCCTGCTTTCGTTATTGTAGAACTAAGACCAGGCTCGCCAGCAGAACGTGCCGGACTTTTAGTAGGCGATGTTATATTAAGCGTGAATAATAGAAAAGCCCACCAATATAAACTACAAGAAATTGTGCATTTGTTTTATGGAGATGTAGGCGAACGTATGAATATTACTATAGATAGAAACGGATTTGTCTCTAATTTTAAATTTAAATTAGAAGCGCCTTTAGAATCTAATTAA
- a CDS encoding valine--tRNA ligase, giving the protein MDIPSKYDANTVESKWYDYWMKHNYFHSTPDDREPYTIVIPPPNVTGVLHMGHMLNNTIQDVLVRRARLLGKNACWVPGTDHASIATEAKVVAKLKEQGIDKNDLTRDEFLAHAWDWTHEYGGVILEQLKKLGCSCDWDRTKFTMDDDMSEAVIKVFVDLFNKGLIYRGYRMVNWDPEAQTTLSDEEVIHEERQGNLYYINYKIEGSDDTLTIATTRPETIFGDTAICINPNDERFTHLKGKKAIVPICNRVVPIIEDDYVDLEFGTGCLKVTPAHDENDKNLGDKHNLEVVDIFNANATLNSFGLQFEGQDRFEARKTVAKELETLGVLVKTEIHTNKVGTSERTKAVIEPRLSDQWFLKMEDLVKPAIEAVLGEDAEIKLFPKKFENTYRHWMENIRDWNISRQLLWGQQIPAFYYGDRKEDFVVAETIEEALELAKQKTNNQQLSTSDLTQDTDALDTWFSSWLWPMSVFDGIRNPENEDIKYYYPTNDLVTGPDILFFWVARMIIAGYEYKDEKPFNNVYLTGLVRDKQRRKMSKSLGNSPDALKLIDDYSADGVRVGLLLSSAAGNDLMFDEALCQQGKGFGNKIWNAFNLTNLWEVSDAIEQPESSKIALDWYEAKFQAALVEIEDHFSKYRLSDALMSIYKLIYDDFCGWLLEIVKPAYQQPIDAKTYNSVMVRFEDNLKILHPFMPFLTEDIWQYIAERTPEEALIVAKWPEAKPINTDLIAQFEFASEVISGIRTVRKDKNIAFKDAIGFSVINNENVNTAFDSVIAKLGNLEAINYVSEAVEGALTFRVKSNEYFIPMEGAIDVEAEIKKLTEELNYTEGFLKSVQKKLSNERFVNGAPEQVIANERKKEADALAKIETIKSSLVSLK; this is encoded by the coding sequence ATGGATATTCCTTCAAAATATGATGCAAATACTGTAGAGAGCAAATGGTACGATTACTGGATGAAACATAATTATTTTCATTCTACACCAGATGACAGAGAACCCTATACTATTGTAATTCCGCCGCCAAATGTTACTGGTGTATTACATATGGGGCATATGCTTAATAATACCATTCAAGATGTATTAGTGCGTCGTGCGCGGTTGTTGGGTAAAAATGCATGTTGGGTTCCTGGGACAGATCATGCCTCTATTGCTACAGAAGCTAAGGTGGTTGCAAAACTAAAAGAGCAAGGCATCGATAAAAACGATCTGACTCGCGATGAATTTTTAGCTCATGCTTGGGATTGGACTCACGAATATGGAGGGGTTATTTTAGAGCAACTTAAAAAATTAGGATGTTCTTGCGATTGGGATAGAACCAAGTTTACCATGGACGACGACATGTCTGAAGCCGTTATAAAAGTGTTTGTCGATTTATTTAACAAAGGCTTAATCTATCGGGGTTACCGTATGGTTAATTGGGATCCTGAAGCACAAACTACCTTGTCTGATGAAGAAGTGATTCATGAAGAACGTCAAGGAAACCTATACTACATTAATTATAAAATTGAAGGAAGCGACGATACTTTAACCATTGCGACAACACGTCCCGAAACTATTTTTGGAGATACCGCTATTTGTATTAACCCGAACGATGAACGTTTTACACATTTAAAAGGGAAAAAGGCGATTGTACCAATTTGTAATCGCGTGGTACCTATTATAGAAGATGACTATGTCGATTTAGAATTTGGTACAGGATGTTTAAAAGTAACGCCTGCACACGATGAAAATGATAAGAATTTAGGAGATAAGCATAATTTAGAAGTTGTTGATATTTTTAATGCGAATGCAACTTTAAATAGCTTCGGATTGCAATTTGAAGGTCAAGATCGTTTTGAGGCTAGAAAAACTGTCGCAAAAGAACTTGAAACTTTGGGTGTTTTAGTAAAAACTGAAATCCATACAAATAAAGTCGGAACTTCTGAGCGTACTAAAGCGGTAATCGAACCTCGTTTAAGTGACCAATGGTTCTTAAAAATGGAAGATTTAGTAAAACCGGCAATCGAAGCGGTTTTAGGTGAAGATGCCGAAATTAAACTGTTTCCTAAGAAATTCGAAAACACATACCGTCACTGGATGGAAAATATTCGCGACTGGAATATTTCGCGTCAGTTATTATGGGGACAACAAATCCCTGCTTTCTATTACGGCGATCGGAAAGAAGATTTCGTAGTTGCAGAAACTATTGAAGAAGCTTTAGAGTTAGCTAAACAAAAAACTAACAACCAACAACTATCAACTAGCGATCTTACGCAAGATACCGATGCTTTAGATACATGGTTCTCGTCTTGGTTATGGCCAATGAGTGTTTTTGATGGGATTCGTAATCCAGAAAATGAAGACATAAAATATTATTACCCAACCAACGATTTAGTAACCGGTCCAGATATTTTATTTTTCTGGGTGGCTAGAATGATTATTGCGGGTTACGAATACAAAGACGAAAAACCGTTTAACAATGTGTATTTAACGGGATTAGTTCGCGATAAGCAGCGTCGAAAAATGAGTAAATCTTTAGGGAATTCTCCAGATGCTTTAAAATTAATCGACGATTATAGTGCCGATGGTGTTCGTGTTGGTTTGCTTTTAAGTTCCGCTGCAGGAAACGATTTAATGTTCGATGAAGCCCTTTGCCAACAAGGAAAAGGATTCGGTAACAAAATATGGAATGCCTTTAATTTAACCAATTTATGGGAAGTTAGCGATGCGATTGAGCAGCCAGAATCTAGCAAAATAGCGTTAGATTGGTACGAAGCTAAATTTCAAGCTGCTTTAGTAGAAATAGAAGATCACTTTAGTAAATACAGATTAAGCGATGCTTTAATGAGTATTTATAAGTTGATTTACGATGATTTCTGCGGATGGTTGTTAGAGATTGTAAAACCAGCATACCAACAACCTATTGATGCTAAAACGTACAATAGTGTAATGGTTCGTTTCGAAGATAATTTAAAAATTCTTCACCCGTTTATGCCGTTTTTAACCGAAGATATTTGGCAATATATTGCCGAACGTACTCCAGAGGAAGCATTAATTGTTGCAAAATGGCCAGAAGCGAAGCCCATAAATACAGATTTAATTGCTCAGTTTGAATTTGCTTCTGAAGTTATTTCGGGTATTAGAACAGTAAGAAAAGATAAGAACATTGCTTTTAAAGATGCTATAGGATTTTCTGTAATCAATAATGAAAACGTAAATACAGCTTTTGATTCTGTTATTGCGAAGCTAGGAAATTTAGAAGCTATCAACTACGTGTCTGAAGCAGTTGAAGGCGCCTTAACATTCCGAGTAAAATCTAACGAGTATTTTATTCCTATGGAAGGCGCTATCGATGTTGAAGCTGAAATTAAGAAGCTAACCGAAGAGTTAAACTACACCGAAGGTTTCTTAAAATCGGTTCAAAAGAAATTGTCTAACGAGCGTTTTGTTAATGGAGCACCAGAACAAGTCATTGCCAACGAACGTAAAAAAGAAGCCGACGCCTTAGCGAAAATTGAAACGATAAAATCGAGTTTAGTAAGTTTGAAATAA